A single region of the Buchnera aphidicola (Formosaphis micheliae) genome encodes:
- the bcp gene encoding thioredoxin-dependent thiol peroxidase, whose protein sequence is MTILRPGDYAPRFILPDQDNQLVKLLDYIGKRVLIYFYPKAMTPNCTIQAGNLRDNIESFNTANIEILGISIDTPDKLLKFSEKEMLNFTLLSDKEHKVSEQFGIWGKKKFMGKVYYGVHRTTFLIDSVGKIEKIFSSFQANTHHLIVLKYIEM, encoded by the coding sequence ATGACAATATTACGCCCTGGAGATTATGCTCCTAGATTTATATTACCTGATCAAGATAATCAATTAGTAAAATTATTAGATTATATTGGGAAAAGAGTTTTAATTTATTTTTATCCAAAAGCTATGACTCCCAATTGTACTATACAAGCTGGTAATTTAAGAGATAACATAGAAAGTTTTAATACAGCTAATATTGAAATTTTAGGAATTAGTATTGATACACCAGATAAACTACTAAAATTTTCTGAAAAAGAAATGTTAAATTTTACTTTGTTATCAGATAAAGAACACAAAGTAAGTGAACAGTTTGGTATTTGGGGTAAAAAAAAATTTATGGGAAAAGTTTATTATGGAGTACATCGTACTACTTTTTTAATTGATTCAGTAGGAAAAATAGAAAAAATCTTTAGTAGTTTTCAAGCTAATACTCATCACTTAATAGTTTTGAAATATATTGAAATGTAG
- the aroC gene encoding chorismate synthase: MSGNKIGKIFNVTTFGESHGPSLGCIVDGIPPGFPLSENDIQKELNRRKPGYKRYTTQRKEPDQIKILSGLFQGVTTGTSMGLTIENIDQRSQDYKNIQDIYRPGHADFTYEKKYNIRDYRGGGRSSARETAMRVAAGAIAKKYLKLYLNINIRGYLSQLGDMIFDVKSLDDSEKNDFFCPNTHQVSCIENYMKKLKKEHNSIGAKITVIAENVPIGLGEPVFDRLDADLSHALMSINAVKGIEIGDGFSVVNQKGHQNRDEMNSQGFITNHCGGILGGISNGENIIINIAFKPTSSISIPSHTINTKNQEQIISIKGRHDPCVGLRAVPITEAMTAIIIMDHLLRYRAQCKK, encoded by the coding sequence ATGTCTGGTAATAAAATTGGAAAAATATTTAATGTTACTACCTTTGGAGAATCTCATGGACCATCATTAGGTTGTATAGTAGATGGAATACCTCCTGGTTTTCCTTTATCTGAAAATGATATACAAAAAGAATTAAATCGTAGAAAACCTGGATATAAAAGATATACAACACAACGTAAAGAACCAGATCAAATTAAAATACTTTCCGGACTATTCCAAGGAGTAACAACAGGAACTAGTATGGGATTAACTATAGAAAATATTGATCAACGTTCTCAAGATTATAAAAATATACAAGATATATATAGACCTGGACATGCTGATTTTACATATGAAAAAAAATATAATATCAGAGATTACAGAGGTGGTGGAAGATCTTCAGCTAGAGAAACAGCTATGAGAGTTGCTGCTGGTGCCATAGCAAAAAAATATCTTAAATTATATCTTAATATCAATATACGAGGATATTTATCTCAACTAGGAGATATGATATTTGATGTCAAATCATTAGATGATAGTGAAAAAAACGATTTTTTCTGTCCAAATACTCATCAAGTATCTTGTATTGAAAACTATATGAAAAAACTAAAAAAAGAACATAATTCTATTGGAGCAAAAATTACAGTAATAGCTGAAAACGTTCCAATTGGTTTAGGAGAACCAGTATTTGATCGATTAGATGCTGATTTATCTCACGCTTTAATGAGTATTAATGCAGTAAAAGGTATAGAAATAGGAGATGGATTCTCAGTAGTTAATCAAAAAGGACACCAAAATAGAGATGAGATGAACTCACAAGGATTTATAACTAATCACTGTGGCGGTATTTTAGGAGGTATCAGTAACGGAGAAAATATTATTATAAATATAGCCTTTAAACCAACATCTAGTATCAGTATACCTAGTCATACCATTAATACTAAAAATCAAGAACAAATTATTTCTATAAAAGGACGTCACGATCCCTGTGTAGGTTTAAGAGCAGTACCAATAACTGAAGCTATGACAGCAATAATTATTATGGATCATTTATTACGATACAGAGCTCAATGTAAAAAATAA
- the smrB gene encoding endonuclease SmrB, which yields MGQNNYITIEDYSILKEYLNGTKKMVQDTLYHSRRSKISNNIRLKRTIYEEEAHVHYFLSHNESYNFMKDEPISYIRNNVSVKFLNNLKIGKYTPEIFLDLHGLTQYEARRALGRLMVICQKESFFCAGIIHGHGKHILKSQTPLWLAKHPDIIAFYRASQVFGNSAGITCLIDIKK from the coding sequence ATGGGACAAAATAATTATATTACGATAGAAGATTATTCTATTTTAAAAGAGTACCTAAATGGTACAAAAAAAATGGTTCAGGATACGTTGTATCATTCTCGTCGAAGTAAGATAAGTAATAACATTCGTTTAAAACGAACTATTTATGAAGAAGAAGCACATGTGCATTATTTTTTATCTCATAATGAATCATATAATTTTATGAAAGATGAGCCTATTAGTTATATTCGTAATAATGTTAGTGTAAAGTTTTTAAATAATTTAAAAATAGGAAAATATACTCCAGAAATTTTTCTTGATTTACATGGGTTAACACAATATGAAGCAAGAAGAGCATTGGGTCGATTAATGGTTATTTGTCAAAAAGAGTCATTTTTTTGTGCCGGAATCATACACGGCCATGGTAAACATATTTTAAAATCTCAAACTCCGTTATGGCTTGCTAAACATCCTGATATAATAGCATTTTATCGTGCATCACAAGTATTTGGTAATAGTGCAGGAATTACTTGTTTAATTGATATAAAAAAATAA
- the hisG gene encoding ATP phosphoribosyltransferase: MLNYKRLRIAMQKSGRLSDDSKKLLIRCGIKINLNQQRLIAFSENMPIDIMRVRDDDIPGLIMDGVVDLGIVGENVLEEELLNRRMRSENSVYTILKRLDFGVCRLSLAIPVNSEYKNIRCLNNMRIATSYPYLLKQYLDKKNIFFKICMLNGSVEVAPRAGLADVICDLVSTGATLESNGLKEVEVIYQSRACLVCRPGKMSKIKQEIISTLITRIQGVIKARGSKYIMLHAPITKLNEVISLLHGAEKPTVLKLAGDDTRVAMHMVSSETLFWETMEKLKYLGASSILVLPIEKMME; encoded by the coding sequence ATGTTAAATTATAAGCGTTTACGTATAGCTATGCAAAAAAGTGGAAGATTAAGTGATGATTCTAAAAAATTATTAATTAGATGTGGTATTAAGATTAATTTAAATCAACAGCGTTTGATTGCTTTTTCTGAAAATATGCCTATTGATATTATGAGAGTTCGTGATGATGATATTCCTGGATTGATTATGGATGGTGTAGTAGATTTGGGAATAGTAGGCGAAAATGTATTAGAAGAAGAATTATTAAACCGCCGTATGAGGTCAGAAAATAGTGTGTATACTATATTAAAACGACTCGATTTTGGCGTATGTAGATTATCTTTAGCTATTCCTGTTAATTCAGAGTATAAAAATATCAGATGTTTAAATAACATGAGAATTGCAACATCATATCCTTATTTATTAAAGCAATATCTTGATAAAAAAAATATTTTTTTTAAAATTTGTATGTTAAATGGTTCTGTTGAAGTAGCACCGAGAGCTGGATTAGCAGATGTGATATGTGATTTGGTTTCTACAGGGGCAACGTTAGAATCAAATGGATTGAAAGAAGTAGAAGTTATTTATCAATCTAGAGCGTGTTTGGTATGTCGTCCAGGTAAAATGTCAAAAATTAAACAGGAAATAATTAGTACACTAATTACACGTATACAAGGTGTAATTAAAGCTAGGGGTTCTAAATATATTATGTTACATGCACCAATTACAAAATTAAATGAAGTAATTTCTTTATTGCATGGTGCAGAAAAACCTACTGTATTGAAGTTAGCTGGAGATGACACTAGAGTTGCAATGCACATGGTAAGCAGTGAGACATTATTTTGGGAAACAATGGAAAAATTAAAATATTTAGGAGCTAGTTCTATTTTGGTATTACCGATAGAAAAAATGATGGAATAG
- the hisD gene encoding histidinol dehydrogenase: MVDKLLNVIHWNQLNEIDQKKILVRPAFSTSNKVVELVKKIILDVKMLGDSALKKYSYIFDHSNLNTFQVSDKKILDSHYKVKNNVKDAILKAIENIKIFHAMQQMKIIDIEVQSGINCQQIIKPIESVGLYIPGGLSPLVSTVLMLSIPAQIAQCPNIFICSPPPITNEILYAAKVCGVHKVFEIGGAQAIAAFAFGTKSIPKVNKIFGPGNIYVTEAKRQVNQLLNNLAIDMLAGPSELLIIADSMANPIFVAADLLSQLEHGPDSQVVLVTPSIILVQEVLQQLKKQLQVLSHREIIKKTLKKSFVVITSNLIECTSISNLYAPEHLIINTINPEDLLCNIINAGSIFLGNWSPEAAGDYASGPNHVLPTYGCAAVYSGVGVIDFQKRISVQKLTKEGLISLSSTILTLSNIEKLEAHYNAIKLRLD, translated from the coding sequence ATGGTAGATAAATTGTTGAATGTTATTCATTGGAATCAATTAAATGAAATAGATCAAAAAAAAATATTAGTTAGGCCAGCTTTTAGTACATCAAATAAAGTTGTAGAATTGGTTAAAAAAATAATTTTAGACGTTAAGATGTTAGGAGATTCTGCGTTAAAAAAATATTCTTATATTTTTGATCATAGTAATTTAAATACATTTCAAGTAAGTGATAAAAAAATATTAGATTCGCATTATAAAGTGAAAAATAATGTCAAAGATGCTATTTTAAAAGCAATAGAAAACATTAAAATTTTTCATGCAATGCAACAAATGAAAATAATAGATATTGAAGTACAATCTGGAATAAATTGTCAACAAATTATTAAACCAATAGAATCTGTAGGTTTATATATACCAGGTGGTTTATCTCCTCTGGTGTCAACAGTTTTAATGTTATCTATACCTGCTCAAATTGCTCAGTGTCCTAATATATTTATTTGTTCTCCTCCTCCTATTACTAACGAAATTTTATATGCTGCTAAAGTATGTGGTGTACACAAAGTTTTTGAAATAGGTGGAGCACAAGCAATTGCTGCATTTGCTTTTGGAACTAAGTCTATTCCTAAAGTTAATAAAATATTTGGACCTGGTAATATTTATGTTACTGAAGCAAAACGACAAGTTAACCAATTATTAAATAATTTAGCTATTGATATGTTAGCAGGTCCCTCTGAATTGTTAATTATAGCTGACTCTATGGCAAATCCAATATTTGTAGCTGCAGATTTATTAAGTCAATTAGAACATGGACCCGATTCACAAGTAGTATTAGTAACTCCAAGTATTATATTAGTTCAAGAAGTATTGCAACAATTAAAAAAACAGTTACAAGTATTATCACATCGAGAAATTATTAAAAAAACTTTAAAAAAAAGTTTTGTTGTTATTACGTCTAATTTAATAGAATGTACCAGTATATCTAATCTATATGCACCTGAACATTTAATAATAAATACCATCAATCCAGAAGATTTACTATGTAATATTATTAATGCTGGATCTATATTTTTAGGTAATTGGTCACCAGAAGCAGCAGGAGATTATGCTTCTGGACCTAATCATGTGTTGCCTACCTACGGTTGTGCTGCTGTATATTCAGGTGTTGGTGTAATAGATTTTCAAAAGAGAATTAGTGTACAAAAATTAACTAAAGAAGGTTTAATTAGTCTTTCTTCAACTATTTTAACTTTGTCTAATATAGAGAAATTAGAAGCTCATTATAATGCAATAAAATTAAGACTAGATTAA
- the hisC gene encoding histidinol-phosphate transaminase, which yields MNLNIYNLVRKNIQQLIPYQSARRIGGKGSIWLNANESTESNSFLLKESYFNRYPEVQPQSLILRYANYINLSPGNILVTRGADEGIELLMRAFCEPGQDSIIYCSPTYDMYKINANILGIECRNIKMLNNWQLDVEKICNQSFGVKLIYICSPNNPTGNIIRSVDIEQIIQVFSDTGIVVIDEAYIEFCEKYSVLHWIKKYSNLVILRTLSKAFALAALRCGFVIANEVIIDVLSKIIAPYPIPKPVSDIAYEALSQDSIKAMKKRVQDLIYNRTWVIKELNKNTYVEKIFTTESNYILVRFINAEKIFNWLSKHGVIVRNQNKKMFLKQCIRITVGTFIECSTLINILNLFNKYHERRNTC from the coding sequence ATGAACTTAAATATTTATAATTTAGTCCGTAAAAATATTCAACAATTGATTCCATATCAATCTGCTCGAAGAATTGGTGGAAAAGGTTCTATATGGTTAAATGCTAATGAATCTACAGAATCAAATTCATTTTTATTAAAAGAGAGTTATTTTAATCGCTATCCTGAGGTTCAACCTCAATCTTTAATTCTTCGATATGCTAATTACATTAATTTATCACCTGGTAATATATTAGTTACCCGTGGTGCTGATGAAGGTATTGAGTTATTAATGAGAGCATTTTGTGAACCAGGTCAAGATTCTATCATTTATTGTTCTCCTACTTATGATATGTATAAAATTAACGCTAATATTTTAGGAATTGAATGTAGAAATATTAAGATGTTAAATAATTGGCAATTAGATGTTGAAAAAATATGTAATCAATCTTTTGGTGTTAAATTAATATATATATGTAGTCCTAATAATCCAACGGGAAATATTATTCGTTCTGTAGATATTGAACAAATTATTCAGGTTTTTTCTGATACTGGTATAGTTGTAATTGATGAAGCATATATTGAATTTTGTGAAAAATATAGTGTTCTTCATTGGATCAAAAAATATTCTAATTTAGTTATTTTAAGGACTTTATCTAAAGCATTTGCTTTGGCAGCATTGCGTTGTGGTTTTGTTATTGCTAATGAGGTAATTATTGACGTTTTGTCTAAGATTATCGCTCCTTATCCTATTCCAAAACCAGTATCAGATATTGCTTATGAGGCTTTGAGTCAAGATAGTATTAAAGCAATGAAAAAGAGAGTTCAAGATTTGATTTATAACAGAACATGGGTTATTAAAGAATTAAATAAAAATACATATGTAGAGAAAATTTTTACAACTGAAAGTAATTATATTTTAGTAAGATTTATTAATGCTGAAAAAATATTTAATTGGTTAAGTAAACATGGTGTGATTGTAAGAAATCAAAACAAAAAAATGTTTTTAAAACAATGTATACGAATTACTGTAGGTACTTTTATTGAATGTTCGACATTAATTAATATATTAAATTTGTTTAACAAGTATCATGAACGGAGAAATACATGTTAA
- the hisB gene encoding bifunctional histidinol-phosphatase/imidazoleglycerol-phosphate dehydratase HisB has protein sequence MLKKYLFIDRDGTLISEPVKDFQIDNIEKLFFEPEVIPSLIILKNNGYKFVMITNQDGLGSKNFSLSAFNIPHNFMLKIFNSQGIFFEKVLICPHYSYDNCTCRKPNIELVKPWLDLNILNKTESYVIGDRTTDLKLANNMGIKGILYNKNTCNWSKIVKTIINCDRYAKICRNTKETNIIVEIWLDRYSISKIDTQINFFNHMLEQISVHSGILMNVIARGDIQVDDHHIIEDVGICLGQALFQAIGNKYGLNRYGFYLPMDESLAQCVLDVSGRPYLKFSAIFNHKLVGDMNTEMVQHFFYSLAYSMKSTIHISVVGENDHHKIESLFKVFGRVLKDAILIKGNHLLSSKGIL, from the coding sequence ATGTTAAAAAAATATTTATTTATTGATCGTGATGGAACTTTGATTTCTGAACCTGTGAAAGATTTTCAAATAGACAATATAGAGAAGTTATTTTTTGAACCTGAAGTAATTCCTTCTTTAATTATTTTAAAAAATAATGGTTATAAATTTGTTATGATTACTAACCAAGATGGATTGGGTTCGAAAAATTTTTCATTGTCTGCATTTAATATTCCTCATAATTTTATGTTAAAAATATTTAATTCACAGGGTATTTTTTTTGAAAAAGTATTAATTTGTCCTCATTATTCGTATGATAATTGTACTTGTAGAAAACCAAATATAGAATTAGTTAAACCTTGGTTGGATTTGAATATATTAAATAAAACAGAAAGTTATGTTATAGGAGATAGAACTACAGATTTAAAATTAGCTAATAATATGGGAATAAAAGGAATTTTATATAATAAAAATACATGTAATTGGAGTAAAATTGTTAAAACAATAATAAATTGTGATAGATATGCAAAGATATGTAGAAATACTAAAGAAACAAACATTATAGTAGAAATATGGTTAGATAGATATAGTATTAGTAAAATAGATACTCAGATAAATTTTTTTAATCACATGTTAGAACAAATTTCGGTTCATAGCGGAATTTTAATGAATGTTATTGCGCGTGGTGATATACAGGTAGATGATCATCATATTATAGAAGATGTTGGTATATGTTTGGGTCAAGCGTTATTTCAAGCGATAGGTAACAAATATGGACTAAATAGATATGGATTTTATTTACCTATGGATGAAAGTTTAGCTCAATGTGTGTTAGATGTATCAGGACGCCCTTATTTAAAGTTTTCAGCAATTTTTAATCATAAATTAGTGGGAGATATGAATACAGAGATGGTACAGCATTTTTTTTATTCTTTAGCATATTCAATGAAAAGTACTATTCATATTAGTGTTGTAGGAGAAAATGATCATCACAAAATAGAGAGTTTATTTAAAGTATTTGGTAGAGTATTAAAAGATGCTATTTTAATAAAAGGAAATCATCTATTAAGTTCTAAAGGTATACTGTAA
- the hisH gene encoding imidazole glycerol phosphate synthase subunit HisH: MNIVIIDTGCANLFSLKYAIQRLGYNPVITKNIKMIEFADKLLLPGVGTPISAMEQLHKFDLVTVIKNFKKPILGICLGMQLFCLYSQECNRVKMLGIINSVVVKLTVNKLSIPHMGWNTVISYDQEFLFRGIKPKSKFYFVHSYMLEMNKYTIAYSDYGGYFSAVIRKKNFFGVQFHPEKSGFVGAQLLKNFLEIGEYDYSSNRFN; encoded by the coding sequence ATGAATATTGTAATAATAGATACAGGATGTGCTAATTTATTTTCTTTAAAATATGCAATACAAAGGTTAGGTTATAATCCTGTTATTACTAAAAATATTAAAATGATAGAGTTTGCAGACAAATTACTTTTACCTGGCGTAGGCACTCCTATATCTGCTATGGAACAATTGCATAAGTTTGATTTAGTAACAGTAATTAAAAATTTTAAGAAACCAATACTAGGTATTTGTTTAGGGATGCAATTGTTTTGTTTATATAGTCAAGAATGTAATAGAGTAAAAATGTTGGGTATCATTAATTCTGTTGTAGTAAAATTAACAGTAAACAAATTATCTATTCCTCATATGGGATGGAATACAGTAATTAGTTACGATCAAGAATTTTTGTTTAGAGGTATTAAGCCAAAGTCTAAATTTTACTTTGTTCATAGTTACATGTTAGAAATGAATAAATATACAATTGCATATTCAGATTATGGCGGGTATTTTAGTGCAGTAATAAGAAAAAAAAATTTTTTTGGTGTGCAATTTCATCCAGAAAAATCTGGTTTTGTAGGAGCTCAATTATTAAAAAATTTTTTAGAGATAGGCGAATATGATTATTCCAGCAATAGATTTAATTAA
- the hisA gene encoding 1-(5-phosphoribosyl)-5-[(5-phosphoribosylamino)methylideneamino]imidazole-4-carboxamide isomerase — MIIPAIDLINGQIVRLYQGNFSEKKIYSNDIHAKIKDYYSQGAQIIHIVDLDGAKDPTIKQIKLYKSILSKIDVYTQIGGGIRTEKDIETLFEIGAKRVVISSVAISNCTEVKKWFKNYGGNAIVLALDVLINANNCKEILINGWQENSQLSVENVIKKFSEYGLKYVLCTDISKDGTLLGPNFVLYKELTQLFPHICFQSSGGVSSLEDIVRLKSCGIKDIIIGRSLLENRFTLLEAISCYQNA, encoded by the coding sequence ATGATTATTCCAGCAATAGATTTAATTAATGGTCAAATAGTACGTTTATATCAAGGGAATTTTTCTGAAAAAAAAATTTATAGTAACGATATTCATGCTAAAATAAAAGATTATTATTCTCAAGGTGCGCAAATAATACATATAGTAGATCTTGATGGTGCTAAAGATCCAACAATAAAACAAATTAAATTATATAAAAGTATATTATCTAAAATAGATGTTTATACACAAATTGGAGGTGGTATTAGAACAGAAAAAGATATAGAAACATTATTTGAAATAGGTGCAAAGAGAGTAGTGATTAGTTCTGTTGCAATTTCAAATTGTACGGAAGTTAAAAAATGGTTTAAAAATTATGGAGGAAATGCAATTGTTCTTGCATTAGACGTATTAATTAATGCTAATAATTGTAAGGAAATTTTAATTAATGGATGGCAAGAAAATTCTCAATTAAGTGTAGAAAATGTTATTAAGAAATTTTCTGAATATGGTTTAAAATATGTATTATGTACAGATATATCTAAAGATGGGACTCTATTAGGTCCTAATTTTGTTTTATATAAAGAATTAACCCAATTATTTCCTCATATTTGTTTTCAATCTTCAGGAGGAGTAAGTTCTTTAGAAGATATTGTACGTTTAAAATCATGCGGGATAAAAGATATAATTATTGGACGTAGTTTATTAGAAAATAGATTTACTTTATTGGAAGCAATCTCATGTTATCAAAACGCATAA
- the hisF gene encoding imidazole glycerol phosphate synthase subunit HisF — protein sequence MLSKRIIPCLDVQDNSVVKGIQFRNHEIVGGIIELAKHYVKEGADELVFYDIKASSSNRLVDKRWIEKIASVIDIPFSVAGGIRSVKDASEILKFGADKISLNSFAIKDPSLITRIADHFGVQCVVVGVDSWYNKDTNNYQVCQYTGDENKTYKTELETIHWISVVQELGAGEIVLNMMNQDGMCNGYNLSLLKKVRKICNVPLVASGGAGTMEHFYHVFHDVDVEGALAASVFHKKIISISVLKSYLYKRGVEIRWC from the coding sequence ATGTTATCAAAACGCATAATTCCTTGTTTAGATGTGCAAGATAATTCAGTAGTGAAAGGTATACAATTTCGTAATCATGAAATTGTAGGAGGTATAATAGAATTAGCTAAACATTATGTTAAAGAAGGTGCTGATGAGTTAGTATTTTATGATATTAAAGCATCTTCCAGTAATAGATTAGTAGATAAAAGGTGGATTGAAAAAATTGCTTCAGTAATTGATATTCCTTTTAGTGTAGCTGGAGGTATAAGAAGTGTAAAAGATGCATCTGAAATATTAAAATTTGGAGCAGATAAGATATCTCTTAATTCTTTTGCAATAAAAGATCCAAGTTTAATTACTCGTATAGCAGATCATTTTGGAGTACAATGTGTCGTTGTTGGAGTTGATTCTTGGTATAATAAAGACACAAATAATTATCAGGTATGTCAATATACTGGTGACGAAAATAAAACATATAAAACAGAATTAGAAACTATACATTGGATATCAGTAGTACAGGAATTAGGAGCAGGTGAAATTGTATTAAATATGATGAATCAAGATGGAATGTGTAATGGGTATAATTTATCTTTATTGAAAAAAGTACGTAAAATATGTAATGTTCCATTAGTTGCCTCTGGAGGTGCTGGAACAATGGAGCATTTTTATCACGTATTTCATGATGTTGATGTAGAAGGAGCTTTAGCTGCATCAGTTTTTCATAAAAAAATAATTAGTATATCAGTATTGAAGAGTTATTTATATAAAAGAGGTGTGGAGATTAGATGGTGTTAA
- the hisIE gene encoding bifunctional phosphoribosyl-AMP cyclohydrolase/phosphoribosyl-ATP diphosphatase HisIE, which produces MLKEIDSSKLNWKKMNGIIPAIIQHSISGQILMLGYMDQDALEQTQKKKLVFFYSRTKKRLWKKGEKSGNYLQVINITVDCDCDTVLILVVPIGNTCHLNRDSCFESNIQPEYSFLYILEKYLQSRIMSSKEHTSYTVNLFNSGTKRIAQKVAEEGVETALAAVVDDISELIDESSDLVFHLLVLLQNKSLNFHTVIRNLRKRNT; this is translated from the coding sequence GTGTTAAAAGAAATAGATAGTTCAAAATTAAATTGGAAAAAAATGAATGGTATAATACCAGCTATTATTCAGCATAGTATCTCTGGTCAGATATTAATGTTAGGATATATGGATCAGGATGCTTTAGAGCAAACTCAGAAAAAAAAATTAGTATTTTTTTATTCTAGAACAAAAAAACGTTTATGGAAGAAAGGAGAAAAATCTGGTAATTATTTACAGGTAATTAATATTACAGTTGATTGTGATTGTGATACTGTACTTATTTTAGTTGTTCCAATTGGAAATACTTGTCATTTAAATCGGGATAGTTGTTTTGAATCTAACATTCAACCAGAATATTCTTTTCTTTATATTTTGGAAAAATATTTACAAAGCAGAATTATGTCTAGTAAAGAGCATACATCATATACTGTTAATTTATTTAATTCTGGAACTAAACGTATTGCTCAAAAAGTTGCTGAAGAGGGAGTAGAAACTGCTTTAGCTGCAGTTGTTGATGATATATCAGAATTGATTGATGAATCTTCAGATCTTGTCTTTCATTTACTGGTATTATTACAAAATAAATCACTTAATTTTCATACAGTTATTCGTAATTTAAGAAAGAGAAATACATAA